A section of the Rhodospirillaceae bacterium genome encodes:
- a CDS encoding VOC family protein codes for MIEINGAAHIILTVSQWEKAREFYSGLLPFLGLKKVYDGNNFLYHVGGRTALGIQRCSEDYAGERFAATRVGLHHFCFRARSREDVDAAAAHVRSIGGFIDRGPLEGDFAPGYYYFVFEDPDGIRLEINYIPGKGLLVGDTPLSPSDDPDWDQNP; via the coding sequence ATGATCGAGATCAACGGCGCCGCCCACATCATCCTGACGGTGAGCCAGTGGGAGAAGGCGCGGGAATTCTATTCCGGACTGCTGCCCTTCCTCGGCCTCAAGAAGGTCTATGACGGCAACAATTTCCTCTACCATGTCGGCGGCCGCACCGCGCTCGGCATCCAGCGCTGCTCGGAAGACTATGCCGGCGAGCGCTTCGCGGCGACCCGGGTCGGCCTGCATCATTTCTGCTTCCGGGCGCGCAGCCGGGAGGATGTCGACGCGGCGGCCGCGCATGTGCGCAGCATCGGCGGCTTCATCGACCGCGGCCCGCTGGAAGGCGACTTTGCGCCGGGCTACTACTATTTTGTCTTCGAGGACCCCGATGGCATCCGGCTCGAAATCAATTACATACCGGGCAAGGGCCTGCTGGTCGGCGACACGCCGCTCAGCCCGAGCGACGATCCGGACTGGGACCAGAATCCGTGA
- a CDS encoding acyl-CoA dehydrogenase family protein, with translation MQLSETQRQIRDAARAFAARAIAPYAAEWDRQEGAPRAVLREMAEVGLMGVTVDPAWGGAGADFVSYALALEEISAADGGISNMMAANNSPVAAAIQQHGTERQKAEYLTKLTSGDWIGCIHLTEPHAGSDAAAIRTRAEKMEGGWCLNGHKAFVTGGATAELAMIVAVTDPAAGKRGISAFVTPTDNPGYRVIAEERKLGHRTNDTAQVVFEDMIVPEADLLGAEGRGLGIALANLSAGRIGVAAQAVGGARAALKAARDYAKEREAFGRPIAEHQAIAFKLADMATQIEAARQLYLHAAALKDAGRDCAAEASMAKLFASEMAERVASGAIQIHGGAGFLNDFPVEKIYRDVRVYQIYEGTSEIQKILIARHLDSLDL, from the coding sequence ATGCAGCTCAGCGAAACGCAACGGCAGATCCGGGATGCCGCCCGCGCTTTCGCGGCTCGCGCGATTGCGCCCTATGCGGCGGAATGGGACCGTCAGGAGGGCGCGCCGCGCGCCGTGCTGCGCGAGATGGCCGAAGTCGGCCTGATGGGCGTAACCGTCGATCCGGCCTGGGGCGGCGCCGGGGCCGATTTCGTCTCCTACGCCCTGGCGCTGGAGGAGATTTCGGCGGCCGACGGCGGCATCTCCAACATGATGGCGGCGAACAACTCGCCGGTCGCCGCCGCAATCCAACAACACGGCACGGAGCGCCAGAAGGCCGAATACCTGACGAAACTCACCTCCGGCGACTGGATCGGCTGCATCCACCTGACCGAGCCGCACGCCGGCTCCGATGCGGCCGCGATCCGCACCCGCGCGGAAAAGATGGAAGGTGGCTGGTGCCTCAACGGCCACAAGGCCTTCGTCACCGGCGGCGCGACGGCGGAACTGGCGATGATCGTCGCGGTCACCGACCCGGCGGCCGGCAAGCGCGGAATCTCCGCCTTCGTCACGCCGACGGACAATCCGGGCTACCGGGTGATCGCGGAGGAGCGCAAGCTCGGCCACCGCACCAACGACACGGCGCAGGTCGTGTTCGAGGACATGATCGTGCCGGAGGCCGACCTGCTGGGCGCGGAAGGCCGGGGCCTCGGCATCGCGCTCGCCAACCTGTCCGCCGGCCGGATCGGCGTGGCGGCCCAGGCGGTCGGCGGCGCCCGCGCGGCGCTCAAGGCGGCCCGCGACTATGCGAAGGAGCGCGAGGCGTTCGGCCGGCCGATCGCCGAACACCAGGCGATCGCCTTCAAGCTGGCCGACATGGCGACGCAGATCGAGGCGGCGCGCCAGCTCTACCTCCACGCCGCCGCTCTCAAGGACGCGGGGCGGGACTGCGCCGCCGAGGCCTCGATGGCCAAGCTCTTCGCCTCGGAAATGGCCGAGCGTGTCGCCTCCGGGGCGATCCAGATCCACGGCGGCGCCGGTTTCCTCAACGATTTCCCGGTCGAGAAAATCTACCGCGACGTGCGGGTCTACCAGATCTACGAGGGCACCTCGGAGATCCAGAAAATCCTGATCGCCCGCCACCTCGATTCGCTGGACCTGTAG
- a CDS encoding glutathione S-transferase N-terminal domain-containing protein has translation MIDAWFWPTPNGWKISIALEEMALDYRIVPVNIYKGAQFEPDFLAISPNNRMPAIVDHAPADGGPPLPVFESGAILIYLAEKTGRFLPADLRGRKTVLEWLSWQLGGVGPMFGQAGHFSLYAPEPIPYAIERYRAEMLRLYGVLDRRLYGREFIAGDYSIADMACWPWVITYKGQKVDLGEFRNVRRWYKALQQRPALRRGYDAGKELGKLMLEWDEETKQNLLPGYKPKETAA, from the coding sequence ATGATCGACGCCTGGTTCTGGCCCACGCCGAACGGCTGGAAAATCTCCATCGCCCTGGAGGAGATGGCGCTCGACTACCGGATCGTCCCGGTCAACATTTACAAGGGCGCGCAGTTCGAGCCGGACTTCCTCGCCATCAGCCCGAACAACCGGATGCCGGCGATCGTCGATCACGCACCGGCCGACGGCGGCCCGCCGCTCCCGGTGTTCGAATCCGGCGCCATCCTGATCTACCTCGCCGAGAAGACCGGGCGCTTCCTGCCGGCCGACCTGCGCGGGCGCAAGACCGTGCTCGAATGGCTGTCGTGGCAGCTCGGCGGCGTCGGCCCGATGTTCGGCCAGGCCGGCCATTTCTCGCTCTACGCCCCGGAGCCGATCCCCTACGCCATCGAGCGCTACCGCGCCGAGATGCTCCGGCTCTACGGCGTACTCGACCGCCGGCTCTACGGCCGCGAGTTCATCGCCGGCGACTATTCCATCGCCGACATGGCGTGCTGGCCCTGGGTCATCACCTACAAGGGGCAGAAGGTCGACCTTGGCGAATTCCGGAACGTCAGGCGCTGGTACAAGGCGCTGCAGCAGCGGCCGGCCCTGCGCCGCGGCTACGACGCCGGCAAGGAACTTGGCAAGCTGATGCTGGAGTGGGACGAGGAAACCAAGCAGAACCTGCTGCCTGGCTACAAGCCGAAGGAAACGGCCGCTTAG
- a CDS encoding alpha/beta hydrolase yields the protein MSDPDLDAAYDIEASVPNLPAIQARYAEASAALTGLDSAALDLAYGPDPRHRLDILAPPEGARAAILYFHGGYWKGGAKEGRRFPGPAWNARGVAWVPVEYRLAPAATVDGIVDDARRAVAWFHAHAAEYGCDPAAIHVAGNSAGGHLAGMLAAEGWQAEWGLPADIIASAAPVSGLFDLAPLRRTFANDWLALDEAGAQRNSPIHRPPRAGMPLAIAWGGKEPAAFRGQSEAYAEVCRQAGAAVTAIECAGADHFSIMADWADPASALFEALEGIVDGPA from the coding sequence GTGAGCGACCCCGACCTCGACGCCGCCTACGACATCGAAGCCTCCGTGCCGAACCTGCCGGCCATCCAGGCGCGCTATGCCGAAGCGAGCGCCGCGCTGACCGGCCTCGACAGCGCCGCGCTCGACCTCGCCTACGGCCCGGACCCGCGGCACCGGCTGGACATCCTGGCGCCGCCGGAGGGCGCGCGGGCCGCAATCCTCTATTTCCACGGCGGCTACTGGAAGGGCGGCGCCAAGGAAGGCCGGCGCTTTCCCGGCCCGGCCTGGAACGCGCGGGGTGTCGCCTGGGTGCCGGTCGAATACCGCCTGGCCCCGGCCGCGACGGTCGACGGGATCGTCGACGACGCCCGCCGCGCCGTCGCCTGGTTCCATGCCCACGCCGCCGAATACGGCTGCGACCCGGCGGCGATCCATGTCGCGGGCAATTCGGCCGGCGGGCATCTGGCCGGGATGCTGGCGGCCGAAGGCTGGCAGGCTGAATGGGGCCTGCCGGCGGACATTATCGCGTCGGCCGCGCCGGTGAGCGGCCTGTTCGACCTGGCGCCCCTGCGCCGCACCTTCGCCAACGACTGGCTCGCACTCGACGAAGCCGGCGCGCAACGCAACAGCCCGATCCACCGGCCGCCGCGCGCCGGGATGCCCCTCGCCATCGCCTGGGGCGGCAAGGAGCCGGCGGCGTTCCGCGGCCAGTCCGAAGCCTATGCGGAAGTGTGCCGGCAGGCCGGGGCCGCCGTGACGGCGATCGAATGCGCCGGCGCCGATCATTTCTCCATCATGGCCGACTGGGCCGACCCGGCGAGCGCGCTGTTCGAGGCGCTGGAGGGGATTGTCGATGGCCCTGCGTAG
- a CDS encoding amidohydrolase family protein, whose amino-acid sequence MDGKIGLEEHFAIADTLQDSAGFLPPADWEELSGRLIDPEDRRLREMDAHGMEMMILSLNAPAVQAIPDVARAAEVARRANDDLAEKVARRPDRFRGLAALPLQDPELAAAELTRCIRELGFAGALANGFSQVEGDDTLLYYDLPQYRPFWAVCAGLGVPFYLHPRNPLPRDARIYDGHPWLMGPGWAFGQETAVHALRLMGSGLFDDHPELQIIVGHMGEGLPFNIWRVDNKNAWTKRPGSSGPQPAQKSFTEYFRENFHITVSGNYCTEALLCSIQVIGADRILFSTDWPFENVDYSAAWMDSVDIAEADRLKIGRTNALRLFGLGG is encoded by the coding sequence ATGGATGGCAAGATCGGCCTGGAAGAGCATTTCGCCATAGCCGATACGCTTCAGGATTCGGCGGGCTTCCTGCCGCCCGCGGATTGGGAGGAACTCTCCGGCCGCCTGATCGACCCGGAAGACCGGCGCCTGCGCGAGATGGACGCCCACGGCATGGAAATGATGATCCTGTCGCTCAACGCGCCAGCGGTCCAGGCGATTCCGGACGTGGCGCGGGCCGCCGAAGTTGCGCGCCGGGCCAATGACGACCTGGCGGAAAAGGTCGCCCGCCGGCCCGACCGCTTCCGCGGCCTCGCCGCCCTGCCGCTGCAAGACCCGGAACTCGCGGCGGCGGAACTGACGCGCTGCATCCGGGAGCTCGGCTTCGCCGGCGCGCTGGCCAACGGGTTTTCGCAGGTCGAGGGCGACGACACGCTGCTCTATTACGACCTGCCGCAATACCGGCCGTTCTGGGCGGTGTGCGCCGGGCTCGGCGTGCCCTTTTACCTCCATCCGCGCAATCCGCTGCCCCGGGACGCGCGCATCTATGACGGCCATCCCTGGCTGATGGGGCCGGGCTGGGCGTTCGGCCAGGAAACCGCCGTGCACGCGCTCCGGCTGATGGGCTCGGGCCTGTTCGACGATCATCCGGAATTGCAGATTATCGTCGGCCATATGGGCGAGGGCCTGCCCTTCAACATCTGGCGGGTCGACAACAAGAACGCCTGGACGAAGCGGCCCGGAAGCAGCGGCCCGCAGCCGGCGCAGAAGAGCTTCACCGAATATTTCCGGGAGAATTTCCATATCACCGTGTCGGGCAACTACTGCACCGAGGCGCTGCTGTGCTCGATACAGGTCATCGGGGCGGACCGGATCCTGTTCTCGACCGACTGGCCGTTCGAAAACGTCGATTATTCAGCAGCCTGGATGGACAGCGTCGACATCGCAGAGGCGGACCGGCTGAAAATCGGCCGGACGAACGCGCTCAGGCTGTTCGGTCTGGGCGGGTAG